The sequence below is a genomic window from Providencia rettgeri.
CTCATGGCCAGGAACTACTGGGGCTTTGATCCATGGGTCATCACCCCAAAACATTTGAGCACCATCGTTGGCTTTACAGTCACCCGCACAGATCCCGCATCCATCAACTTTGATGACAACTTCTCTAAATCCTGGCGTTGGTCTTTTAATATTTTCAAAGCGATAATCATGTGGGCCATGACAAACAACTGCTTTCATTTTTTCAGGTAGGTTACTCATGTTCTAAGACCTCTTTCTAGTTGTTAACCCTAATGTTGACGTCAACATTAAGCGTTTTTTTATAACGCATTTGCTTTAGTTTTTTAACGCTTAACTATGAACAGTGTATGTATGTAAGAAAAATGGTTATTTAATGTTATAGATAAAATAAATTTTTTTTAATATGACGACGTCGTCATTTTTGAAAGTAAGTATCTTAAAAACTAAAATTTGTGATTCAAACCCTAATCTTAGTCACTTAATTGAGTACTTTCATTGGGAAATGAGACTGCCGAAATTGACTCTGTAACATGATGAAAATCATGATAAAAATCTTAATTCATTCCTTGTTTTGTTTTTTTAGAAATGAATATGAAGTCGAGTATAATTATTTTAACTATTTTCAGAAGCGGATATTTCATGCAAAAACATTTCAGCTCACACTTTTGAATGAAAACAAACTTAAACTACATTTAATAAAGAGATATTGAATGGCTAATAGGCCATTATTTTTAATTTATAAAATTTAATTTAAAAAATTAAATAGAGTAATGAGTCATTTTGATACGCTGTCATAATATTTTTTGCAGATATACCTATGGGTATGAAAAAAATAGCTTTATACCTCGTAATTGTATTTTGCCAATTAAACAAAGTATAAAGCTAAATAGAGCCAAAGTTTAACTTCATTTTGTCAATAAAATCATTTTATTACAGCGTAAAGGGTGTGAGGGAGACTCACACCCTTGTGCTAGACAATCATTGGTGCAATGATAAAGCCGAAAGCGACACCGGCAATAATTCCACCTAGCCCTGGTAACATAAAGGGATGATTTAAAATATATTTTCCGACTCGAGTAGACCCAGTAGAGTCGAATTCAATGGCAGCTAATGATGTTGGGTAAGTGGGTAAGACAAATACCCCGGTGACGGCGACAAAAGAGGCCAAAATTGCCCATGTCGGGACATCTAAGGCAATGGCTAATGGAATTATTAACGGTGTTGTGGCACCTTGCGAATATAACAAGGCACAGGTCAAGAACAGAACTAAAGCCAATAAAATAGGATATGCAGATAATACATCTCCCGCGATGGCCTTGATTTGGTCCATATGGGCATCAACAAAAGTGGTACCTAATGTCACAATTCCGAGGATCACTGCAAGAGAACTCATTCCTGAACGGAATGTTGGTGCTAATACAATGGAATCCGGTGATGTTTTACAGAAAACCACCATCAAACATGCTGCACTTAGCATACAAATGATGATGATATCTCGTGTTCCCATCGGCTTACCGATATCAAAACCGGGACGTAATTGTGGGAATGCAGCGAGGATCACGATAGCAATCGTGGCAATAATAAATAGAACAACAGAGAATTTTTCTCTCGTTGTGCTCTCGCCTTTTTTCTCTTCGTATTTATGAACTAAGCCTTTTTGTAAACGTTCTAAATAGACCTCATCGTTTTCAAGTTCGCAGCCCTGACGTGATGCAATAAAAGCGGCAACCATGGCAGCAACAAAAGAGGCGGGTAAACAGACTGACATAACCACAATAAACGTGATGCCGTTACCTTCCATAATGGTCAGCATCGCGGCCATTGCGGCACTGATTGGAGAACCGGAAATCGCAATTTGTGAAGCAACCACTGAGCCAGCTAATGTTCTAGATGGTCGGATGCCCGAATCTTTTGCAATTTCTGCTATCACAGGCAGCATAGAAAACACAATGAAACCTGTACCAGCCATGATAGTCATCACCCAAGTGGTGATTGGCGCTATAATGTTTAGATACTTAGGATTTTTACGCATAAATTTACTGGCTAGGCGGACTAGATAATCCATCCCGCCCGCAGCTTGTAATGCAGATGCTGCTACCACAACTGTCATAATAATCAGAATAACATCAACAGGTGGTGAACCTATAGGTAAACCAAATCCGATAGTTAATACCGCTAATCCTAACCCACCACAGAGTCCTATACCTATTCCGCCCATGCGTATACCAAAGAATATTGCACCTAATACAACAATGATTTCTAGCCAAACCATAATCGTCTCCAATAGACAATATATTGTCATTAGTAATATTAAAAAATTAATTTTGATATTTGATATAAGTTAAATATTTTTATTTATCATTAAATTTTGTTTTCCGACTCTGTTTTCATACCAGTGAATACTTGCTCTGACTAATGAGCTGGTTGAGTCGATATATTTATCTGGATAACTATTAATTTCATTTTCAAGAATAACGGGAACCTCGGTGCAGCCAAGAATAATAATTTCAGCGCCTCGGGAAAATAAAATTTCAGCTTGCTTTTTCATAATTGACTCAGCAAATTTTTTATTTCCTGATTTTAATAAATAAATGCTTTCCATTACATTTTCTTGGCTTTTTTTATCAGGGGTAATGCAGTTTAAATGTTTATTCTCTATATTTTTTTGATATAGTCCCATATACATAGTGGCATTTGTTGCAAGTAATCCGATATTTTTTTTCTTGGTTTCTAGTACTTCTTTCATTGTCGTCTCAACAATGCTTAGCATGTCGACATGGCAAAATTTTTTTAGTTCACTAAACCAAAAATGTGCTGTATTACAAGGTATAACAATACATTCGGCCCCGGCACTTTCTAGTTTCTTTAAATAGTCAGTCATTAAAGGTAAAGGTGATTCACCATGGTTTAATAGCGCTTCTGTTCGATCTGGTATATCAGGAATAGATGATATAATTAAAGGGATATGCTCTTGGTCTCTATTTGCTACGGTATAGCTTACAAATTTATTAAATAAATCAACAGTAGCGGCAGGCCCCATACCACCTAATACACCAATTAAACCTTTCATTTTAATACCCCTGCATTTCATTAGCCTTTTTATAAAATAAAAATCAATAAATGCTTATCTTTCTTCATTTATTTAACATATTGGTTAATATTCAAATGATTATTAACTTACTTATTGCTGCTTAACTTGTGGTTAATATTTATCAATGTTTGTCTTGGATGAGAAATGCAAGTAAGTATGGTTTGATGCAAGATACGCATTAAGAACTTTTATTCAAAATAAAAATATTTTTATAAATTGCTCTGAAGGCCTGAATAGGCTAGGTTTTATGAATTAAATAAATTAAATAAAATTTATTTTTGATTTTTGTTAATGTTTTAAATGGTAGGGCTATGCATAATACAAATAACATAACTACAAATCTAGCTTTGTTATTTAACTAGTCATTAACTTAAAATATCAATAAAAATACGTTTTATTTTTTATATTTTAACAGCAAGTCAATTTAAGGCTTAATAAAATGAAAAATATAGAAACAAAATGGCTATATGATTTTTTAACTCTAGAATCATGTCGACATTTTTCTCATGCAGCAGAACAGCGGAGTATTTCTCAGCCCGCATTTAGCCGTCGTATTAAAGCTTTAGAGGAAGCCATTGGCGTTGAATTATTTGATAGAACGACTTCCCCTTTACAGTTGTCTGAAGAGGGCAAAATTTTTCATTCTCAAGCGCGTAGTTTATTACAACAACTGGAATGTAACTTAAATGAACTATCCGGTCACAATGTATTGAGCCTACCGAATATTAAAATTGCTGCCGCTCATTCGCTGTCACTGACATTACTGCCTAAATTGGTTCATGGGCTGTCTGGTTACGGTGAGGAGTTTGTTTACCATGTTGAAGCCATTGATGTGGTGCAAGTTGTGAACACATTGAGAGAAGGGAAAAGTGATTTTATTATCTCATTTTATGATGAAGATTTAATGCAATCCCCATTTTCCTCATTGAATGTATTTGAATCTGAATTATACCCAATTTGTGCAGCGGATGAGCATGGTAAGCCGCTATTTGATATCTACCAACCTCAAGTGCCATTGCTGAATTATACCAGTGCTTCATATATGGGAAGGTTAGTTAATCGTCGGTTAAGTGAATTTGGTGCGATCAATTCGAAAACACTTTTCATGTCATCAATGAGTGAGTTGTTAAAAAATATGGCTTTGGATGGCCATGGAATTGCATGGTTACCCATTTATTCGGTAGTGAATGAATTAAAAGAGAAAAAGCTAGTTTGTTTGGAGACCCCTGAATTAACAATACCTATCCAAGCGTATATTTACCGCATGGATACACGGCTAAATAAAACCGCAGAGGACTTTTGGCGCATTTTGAAAAAGAATATCCCTGAGGATTTACGGAATTTATCGTAGTAGAAGGGGCTTTTTCATTATCACCTCTACAATTTGTTAGGCAGAATTTAATTATAGCTGTCTTATTTTTTAAGGGAAGTGAACAAATCAGAGGTGGGTAAATCAATGAAATTGTCATTTCCTTGGGAGATAACATGCTATGTCCACCTAAATGGGGCAGATATGAGGGCGAGTTGAATTTAGTTGAGTTGAAATTGGGCGAGTGTTGACCTCAGAGAGGTATAAAGCAAAAACCCGCCTTTTGGGCGGGTTCTTTGAATAAGTGGTGCCCGGACTCGGAATCGAACCAAGGACACGGGGATTTTCAATCCCCTGCTCTACCGACTGAGCTATCCGGGCAACGGAGCGTATTAAACCTGATTTCATTGGTTGAGTCAAGGCGCTTTCAATAAACTTTTGACTGTATGCGCTTTTTTTCAACATGTTAGCTAGTTTTTAATCGAAATAGTATGGAAATACTAGGGTTATTATCAAACGCCAGTCTTCGGTTACTTGGACTGGCGTTTGAATGCATAAAAATTTTAGCGGTGATAATTTTTCTGTGCTTTATTCACTTTAATGAGGTAATTACGTGACTCAGCAGCTGGGTGCTTAGTGGACAAGGTTTCATACACTTCACCCGGTTCTAAATTATTAATACGCTGCGCGGCTTGCTTTTTATCGCTGTGGAACACCCGCAGAACGCTGCCTGCGCCGCCATTATATGCGGTAATAACAGCATAGCGGCGTGAGGTTTGGTTACGAATATCGCCTAAGTAGGTGTTTTGCAATATAGCTAAGTAAGCTGTACCCGTATCAATGTTTTTCTCTGGGTCAAATAAATAGCTACGGCTAGGAACACCGGATTTTCCTTGTGAGCGGAAAACATCTTTGCCGGCTGTATTTGGCATAATTTGCATTAAACCAAGCGCATCAGAGCGGCTAACCGCATAAGGGTTGAAACTCGACTCAATTTGCATAATCGCAAGGATTAATGACTCATCTACGCCATATTTGGCCGAGGATTTCTTAATATAAGGTAAATATTTATGAGCCCGTTTATCTAAATGGTTTGGTACTAGTTGCATAGTTACGGACCAAACAACATTCATACCCGATTGGCGGCGCTGCATTTTATTTTCAATCAGATAATCAGCAAACTTTGTGGCTCGCCATTCCCAACGAATCGCTTCACCTGTGTTATCAAGCACTTGGCCAAATAAAAAGGGTTCTTTGCTATGGGGAATGTCATTGATATCAGAATAGAGGTCAATGGAACTTGGGTCGTCTCCCATTAATAAGGTGGTGACAATCGCTTTTTTTAAATACTGTGAAGGTTCTACCGCTGAAATAGTCTCTACAGTAATGGTCCCCGCTTCAAAATTAATATGGCTACGAGTTCGGTACTCATCGGTATATTTAACGTAGTCTTTTGGACCAGCAATTAACACTTCTTTAATGCCCCAAATATTTTCAATATTGTGGGCAAATTGGCCCATTAAGATATTGAACCCATTGGTATCTTTGACATAATCCGGGTTAAAGTCAGGTTTTTGCTTGCTTGAACAAGAGATAATTAGAGGGATCAATAAACTCAGCGCAAATAGTTTTTTCATACGATTCACAGTCTTGGGGCAAAAGTCTACCTACTGAGTAGGTAGACAAACAGATTATTTTTCAGGTGTATAGCCATCAATATGGATGTCATGGCCTTCAAACAAGAACTTAATCATTTCTTGTTCTAACATTTTACGATCATCGGGGTTCATCGTATTGAGTTTCTTTTCATTAATGAGCATGGTCTGCTTAGTCATCCACTGACTCCACGCCTCTTTTGAAATCTCGTTAAAAATACGTTTTCCTAACTCACCTGGGTAAAGCTGAAAATCTTGCCCATCTGCATCACGTTGTAAAAATGTACAAAAAATGGTTCTACTCATTAATTTTTCCTCAAATATCAGGTAGTAAGGCGAGCTGTTTTAGTAAACTTTCAACTGGGGCTGCAAGGCCGATAGTTGCGCCTAGGTGTAAGTTATACCAGAGTCCTTTGCCTTCATCCATGGCAGAATTAAATGCCTGAATGTTAACTTTTACAGGGATAATATCTAAATGAAAATGGCTAAATGTGTGGCGGAAAGAAATTAATTGCTCTAATTGAGAATATTCTAAGCCTGATTCGGCCAGATAATCATTAAGTTGCTCTAAAGAGTCAAACTGTGGGAAGGCAAATAGGCCACCCCAAATGCCAGATGGTGGACGCTGTTCTAGCCACACATTATCGTCGTACTGCATAATCAAAAACCAAGCACTTCTCTCAGGGATTTTTTGCTTAGGTTTTTTGCCCGGGTAGTTTT
It includes:
- a CDS encoding anaerobic C4-dicarboxylate transporter translates to MVWLEIIVVLGAIFFGIRMGGIGIGLCGGLGLAVLTIGFGLPIGSPPVDVILIIMTVVVAASALQAAGGMDYLVRLASKFMRKNPKYLNIIAPITTWVMTIMAGTGFIVFSMLPVIAEIAKDSGIRPSRTLAGSVVASQIAISGSPISAAMAAMLTIMEGNGITFIVVMSVCLPASFVAAMVAAFIASRQGCELENDEVYLERLQKGLVHKYEEKKGESTTREKFSVVLFIIATIAIVILAAFPQLRPGFDIGKPMGTRDIIIICMLSAACLMVVFCKTSPDSIVLAPTFRSGMSSLAVILGIVTLGTTFVDAHMDQIKAIAGDVLSAYPILLALVLFLTCALLYSQGATTPLIIPLAIALDVPTWAILASFVAVTGVFVLPTYPTSLAAIEFDSTGSTRVGKYILNHPFMLPGLGGIIAGVAFGFIIAPMIV
- a CDS encoding aspartate/glutamate racemase family protein, yielding MKGLIGVLGGMGPAATVDLFNKFVSYTVANRDQEHIPLIISSIPDIPDRTEALLNHGESPLPLMTDYLKKLESAGAECIVIPCNTAHFWFSELKKFCHVDMLSIVETTMKEVLETKKKNIGLLATNATMYMGLYQKNIENKHLNCITPDKKSQENVMESIYLLKSGNKKFAESIMKKQAEILFSRGAEIIILGCTEVPVILENEINSYPDKYIDSTSSLVRASIHWYENRVGKQNLMINKNI
- the hypT gene encoding hypochlorite stress DNA-binding transcriptional regulator HypT translates to MKNIETKWLYDFLTLESCRHFSHAAEQRSISQPAFSRRIKALEEAIGVELFDRTTSPLQLSEEGKIFHSQARSLLQQLECNLNELSGHNVLSLPNIKIAAAHSLSLTLLPKLVHGLSGYGEEFVYHVEAIDVVQVVNTLREGKSDFIISFYDEDLMQSPFSSLNVFESELYPICAADEHGKPLFDIYQPQVPLLNYTSASYMGRLVNRRLSEFGAINSKTLFMSSMSELLKNMALDGHGIAWLPIYSVVNELKEKKLVCLETPELTIPIQAYIYRMDTRLNKTAEDFWRILKKNIPEDLRNLS
- the mltC gene encoding membrane-bound lytic murein transglycosylase MltC; this translates as MKKLFALSLLIPLIISCSSKQKPDFNPDYVKDTNGFNILMGQFAHNIENIWGIKEVLIAGPKDYVKYTDEYRTRSHINFEAGTITVETISAVEPSQYLKKAIVTTLLMGDDPSSIDLYSDINDIPHSKEPFLFGQVLDNTGEAIRWEWRATKFADYLIENKMQRRQSGMNVVWSVTMQLVPNHLDKRAHKYLPYIKKSSAKYGVDESLILAIMQIESSFNPYAVSRSDALGLMQIMPNTAGKDVFRSQGKSGVPSRSYLFDPEKNIDTGTAYLAILQNTYLGDIRNQTSRRYAVITAYNGGAGSVLRVFHSDKKQAAQRINNLEPGEVYETLSTKHPAAESRNYLIKVNKAQKNYHR
- a CDS encoding oxidative damage protection protein: MSRTIFCTFLQRDADGQDFQLYPGELGKRIFNEISKEAWSQWMTKQTMLINEKKLNTMNPDDRKMLEQEMIKFLFEGHDIHIDGYTPEK